A genomic window from Silene latifolia isolate original U9 population chromosome Y, ASM4854445v1, whole genome shotgun sequence includes:
- the LOC141630310 gene encoding uncharacterized protein LOC141630310, whose translation MRGVVRFGKRGKLSQKFIGPYEVLDRVGEVAYLLALPPALDRVHNVFHVSQLCKYISDPSHVLEAEMIELDDALTYMETPKEILDRKVRKRRHGETTLVKVLWSNNLVEEATWEVEENMKERYPHLLEQF comes from the exons ATGAGAGGAGTCGTGAGATTTGGGAAAAGGGGCAAgttgagccaaaagttcattggcccCTATGAAGTCTTGGatagagttggggaagtggcttatctcTTAGCACTTCCACCAGCCTTGGACCGAGTTCACAATGTATTCCATGTGTCTCAATTGTGCAAGTACATAAGTGATCCCTCTCACGTGCTCGAAGCGGAGATGATTGAACTTGATGATGCCCTAACATATATGGAAACACCCAAAgaaatcctagaccgaaaggttaggaagagaAGACATGGTGAGACAACCTTGGTGAAAGTGTTGTGGTCCAATAACCTTGTGGAGGAGGCCACTTGGGAGGTCGAGGAGAACATGAAGGAGCGATACCCTCACCTTTTAgagcag TTCTAA